Proteins encoded in a region of the Oncorhynchus clarkii lewisi isolate Uvic-CL-2024 chromosome 18, UVic_Ocla_1.0, whole genome shotgun sequence genome:
- the LOC139373152 gene encoding complex I assembly factor TIMMDC1, mitochondrial-like isoform X1, which produces MCMFGPPPEGGALQPNRFNLLASSSGVYRWKSEADPAPIAGEAFMMHPPERPSASPAPCQQAASAPQGTLCTRPLGGLLQLAMPSLGRLLPRVHAADSVAPAPVHIPSPLPSLVGKPEFPDSGWDRIKDLFDRDEMQKYPEELSSVVKSTLAAALAGMIYGGLPAARHARERYIQLHQAEIYHSRVEAVRSAHNAAIRGFVRYGWRWSWRVAAFVTLFNTVSTGLSVYRDKYTLSHYAAAGAVTGGLFRLNLGLGGLVAGTAIGATMGVPAGALIIAMQGLAGETVRERRRRERRELYELKLAEWSARLQLTDDLIGDLSSSGRIQDVDQDIQKIQELLSLPRNEGVAQDSDSH; this is translated from the exons ATGTGTATGTTTGGTCCTCCACCTGAAGGGGGTGCTCTCCAACCAAATAGGTTCAATTTACTAGCTAGCAGTTCAGGGGTGTACCGGTGGAAATCAGAAGCAG ATCCAGCTCCCATTGCTGGTGAAGCGTTCATGATGCATCCTCCTGAACGGCCTAGTGCGTCCCCAGCCCCATGTCAGCAGGCAGCCTCTGCCCCCCAGGGCACCCTCTGCACCAGACCACTGGGGGGTCTCCTCCAGCTAGCCATGCCCTCCCTGGGCCGCCTCCTCCCCAGGGTCCATGCAGCTGACAGTGTGGCGCCTGCCCCGGTACACATCCCCTCCCCCCTGCCCAGCCTCGTGGGCAAGCCAGAGTTCCCAGACTCTGGATGGGACCGCATCAAGGATCTCTTCGACAGGGA TGAAATGCAGAAGTATCCTGAGGAGCTCTCCAGCGTGGTGAAGAGTACCTTAGCTGCCGCCTTGGCCGGCATGATCTACGGAGGGCTGCCCGCCGCCCGGCACGCCAGGGAGAGGTACATCCAGCTCCACCAGGCTGAGATATACCACAGCCGGGTGGAAGCTGTG CGTTCTGCCCATAACGCAGCCATCCGGGGCTTTGTGAGGTATGGCTGGAGGTGGAGCTGGAGAGTGGCAGCCTTCGTCACATTATTCAA cACTGTGAGCACAGGCCTGTCTGTGTACAGAGATAAGTATACCCTCAGCCACTACGCAGCAGCAGGAG CTGTGACAGGAGGCCTATTCAGGCTGAACCTGGGTCTCGGGGGACTGGTGGCAGGCACGGCCATAGGAGCAACCATGGG GGTGCCGGCAGGAGCTCTGATCATCGCCATGCAGGGATTGGCGGGAGAAACGGtccgggagaggaggaggagggagcgcAGAGAGCTGTATGAACTAAAACTGGCAGAATG GAGTGCCCGTTTGCAGTTGACGGATGACCTGATTGGTGATTTGAGCAGCAGTGGGCGGATCCAGGATGTAGACCAGGACATACAGAAGATCCAGGAGCTGCTCAGTTTACCACGGAACGAGGGCGTGGCCCAGGACTCTGACAGCCATTGA
- the LOC139373152 gene encoding complex I assembly factor TIMMDC1, mitochondrial-like isoform X2: MMHPPERPSASPAPCQQAASAPQGTLCTRPLGGLLQLAMPSLGRLLPRVHAADSVAPAPVHIPSPLPSLVGKPEFPDSGWDRIKDLFDRDEMQKYPEELSSVVKSTLAAALAGMIYGGLPAARHARERYIQLHQAEIYHSRVEAVRSAHNAAIRGFVRYGWRWSWRVAAFVTLFNTVSTGLSVYRDKYTLSHYAAAGAVTGGLFRLNLGLGGLVAGTAIGATMGVPAGALIIAMQGLAGETVRERRRRERRELYELKLAEWSARLQLTDDLIGDLSSSGRIQDVDQDIQKIQELLSLPRNEGVAQDSDSH; encoded by the exons ATGATGCATCCTCCTGAACGGCCTAGTGCGTCCCCAGCCCCATGTCAGCAGGCAGCCTCTGCCCCCCAGGGCACCCTCTGCACCAGACCACTGGGGGGTCTCCTCCAGCTAGCCATGCCCTCCCTGGGCCGCCTCCTCCCCAGGGTCCATGCAGCTGACAGTGTGGCGCCTGCCCCGGTACACATCCCCTCCCCCCTGCCCAGCCTCGTGGGCAAGCCAGAGTTCCCAGACTCTGGATGGGACCGCATCAAGGATCTCTTCGACAGGGA TGAAATGCAGAAGTATCCTGAGGAGCTCTCCAGCGTGGTGAAGAGTACCTTAGCTGCCGCCTTGGCCGGCATGATCTACGGAGGGCTGCCCGCCGCCCGGCACGCCAGGGAGAGGTACATCCAGCTCCACCAGGCTGAGATATACCACAGCCGGGTGGAAGCTGTG CGTTCTGCCCATAACGCAGCCATCCGGGGCTTTGTGAGGTATGGCTGGAGGTGGAGCTGGAGAGTGGCAGCCTTCGTCACATTATTCAA cACTGTGAGCACAGGCCTGTCTGTGTACAGAGATAAGTATACCCTCAGCCACTACGCAGCAGCAGGAG CTGTGACAGGAGGCCTATTCAGGCTGAACCTGGGTCTCGGGGGACTGGTGGCAGGCACGGCCATAGGAGCAACCATGGG GGTGCCGGCAGGAGCTCTGATCATCGCCATGCAGGGATTGGCGGGAGAAACGGtccgggagaggaggaggagggagcgcAGAGAGCTGTATGAACTAAAACTGGCAGAATG GAGTGCCCGTTTGCAGTTGACGGATGACCTGATTGGTGATTTGAGCAGCAGTGGGCGGATCCAGGATGTAGACCAGGACATACAGAAGATCCAGGAGCTGCTCAGTTTACCACGGAACGAGGGCGTGGCCCAGGACTCTGACAGCCATTGA